A portion of the Gossypium arboreum isolate Shixiya-1 chromosome 8, ASM2569848v2, whole genome shotgun sequence genome contains these proteins:
- the LOC108468968 gene encoding outer envelope membrane protein 7-like, producing MGKSTPVKQAAVVLGALAFGWMAIEMAFKPLLDKARSAMDNSDPDRDPDDIDSARKDDSDSDRKPISYADAVAKNIAGAS from the coding sequence ATGGGGAAATCAACTCCTGTGAAACAAGCGGCGGTGGTTTTGGGGGCGCTAGCTTTCGGGTGGATGGCTATAGAGATGGCGTTTAAACCTTTACTGGACAAGGCTCGCTCCGCCATGGACAACTCCGACCCTGATCGGGATCCCGACGACATCGACTCCGCTCGCAAGGACGACTCCGACTCCGATCGGAAGCCTATCTCTTATGCTGATGCCGTCGCCAAGAACATAGCGGGTGCAAGTTAG
- the LOC108467990 gene encoding small nuclear ribonucleoprotein SmD1a-like, producing the protein MKLVRFLMKLNNETVSIELKNGTVVHGTITGVDISMNTHLKTVKLTLKGKNPVTMDHLSVRGNNIRYYILPDSLNLETLLVEETPRVKPKKPTAGKPLGRGRGRGRGRGRGRGR; encoded by the exons ATGAAGCTCGTCAG GTTTTTGATGAAGTTGAACAATGAAACGGTGTCGATTGAGCTCAAGAATGGAACCGTTGTTCACGGCACCATCACAG GTGTGGATATCAGTATGAACACCCATCTCAAAACTGTGAAACTTACACTGAAGGGAAAAAATCCAGTGACTATGGATCACCTCAGTGTTAGGGGTAACAATATTCGCTACTATATCCTGCCTGACAGCTTAAATCTTGAGACATTGCTGGTTGAAGAGACACCTAGGGTGAAACCAAAGAAGCCAACAGCTG GGAAGCCATTGGGACGTGGTCGGGGTCGTGGGCGTGGACGCGGGCGAGGTCGAGGCCGTTAA
- the LOC128296657 gene encoding uncharacterized protein LOC128296657, whose translation MSNEGFCVDPRKAKVVLDWKQPKNGVLFVWVDAKQSSFEKLKSVPTQAPILIQFKSGKEFVVYSDTSHVDLGYVLMQDKKVLAYASYQLKTHEGNYLTHDLELVAVVFALKI comes from the exons ATGTCTAATGAGGGGTTCTGTGTTGATCCGAGGAAGGCAAAGGTTGTGCtggattggaaacagcctaagaac GGTGTTTTGTTTGTTTGGGTTGATGCGAAACAAtcaagctttgagaagctcaagtctgttcCAACTCAGGCTCCTATTCTGATACAATTTAAATCTGGTAAGGAATTTGTGGTTTACAGTGATACATCACACGTCGATTTGGGATATGTCTTGATGCAAGATAAAAAGGTTTTGGCTTATGCTTCCTATCAGCTTAAgactcacgaagggaactatctgaCGCATGACCTCGAGTTGGTTGCTGTGGTCTTTGcgttgaaaatttag
- the LOC108468324 gene encoding aluminum-activated malate transporter 8-like, which yields MASSTVIAINVDRERVALAPPDSSKSQKKKLDRFYCQTIVSILNQKPTNGHDMRKVIHSVKVGVALVLVSLLYLLGPLYKRVGENAMWAIMTVVVIFEFFAGATLSKGLNRGIGTVLGGGLGCLGAAFAQAVGGVGKAIVVAIAVFIFGAGATYTRQIPNIKKKYDYGALIFILTFNLVVVSGLRADQVLELARDRLATIVMGFAICIFISLLVFPIWAGDELHHSLISRFEDLALSLEGFSKEYFENDNHREKKSSANFSSKCKSILHSKAKDESLVNFARWEPWHGKFGFSYPWGKYLKIGEDLRDLAIIILSLKGCHDQSSEILEESVKEACEGIIASLAWTIKELGESIKEMSKCRYEEMIVPKMKPVRIEVSAIVNPFALETCLENSDGLGFASFVHSLMKMVEKLEELAKEVEELGQLGGFHENS from the exons ATGGCCTCGAGTACTGTTATAGCTATTAATGTAGATAGAGAAAGGGTTGCACTTGCTCCTCCCGACAGCAGCAAATCACAAAAGAAGAAACTTGATAGATTTTATTGTCAAACCATAGTTTCGATTCTTAACCAAAAACCAACGAATGGGCATGACATGAGAAAAGTGATTCACAGTGTCAAGGTTGGTGTAGCTCTCGTTTTAGTTTCTCTTCTCTACCTGCTCGGTCCTTTGTATAAACGAGTCGGAGAAAACGCCATGTGGGCCATAATGACCGTCGTGGTCATCTTTGAGTTCTTTGCAG GGGCTACACTGAGCAAGGGCTTGAATCGTGGGATTGGGACAGTACTAGGAGGCGGACTGGGATGTTTAGGTGCAGCTTTTGCGCAAGCCGTGGGTGGTGTTGGCAAAGCGATAGTTGTGGCCATTGCCGTCTTCATTTTTG GTGCTGGCGCAACATACACTCGACAAATCCCGAACATTAAAAAGAAATATGATTACGGAGCTCTAATATTTATATTGACGTTCAATCTGGTTGTGGTGTCGGGTTTACGTGCTGACCAAGTCTTGGAATTGGCCCGAGACCGTCTCGCAACCATTGTCATGGGATTCGCTATCTGCATTTTTATTAGTTTGCTGGTCTTCCCCATCTGGGCTGGTGATGAGCTTCATCACTCTTTAATCTCCCGATTTGAAGACCTCGCTCTCTCTTTGGAAG GGTTCTCTAAGGAATATTTTGAAAATGACAACCACAGAGAGAAGAAGTCGAGTGCTAATTTTAGTAGTAAATGCAAATCAATCCTACACTCCAAGGCAAAGGATGAATCATTg GTAAACTTTGCAAGATGGGAACCATGGCATGGGAAATTTGGGTTTTCTTACCCTTGGGGAAAATACCTAAAAATAGGAGAGGAtctaagagatttggctataatCATCCTTTCACTTAAAGGTTGTCATGATCAGTCATCAGAAATACTTGAAGAATCAGTTAAAGAAGCATGTGAAGGAATCATAGCATCACTTGCATGGACCATAAAGGAACTTGGAGAAAGCATAAAAGAGATGAGTAAATGTCGATACGAAGAAATGATTGTGCCTAAAATGAAACCAGTAAGGATAGAGGTAAGTGCCATTGTGAACCCTTTTGCACTTGAGACCTGTTTAGAGAATAGTGATGGGCTCGGATTTGCAAGCTTTGTACATTCATTGATGAAGATGGTAGAAAAGTTGGAAGAATTGGCAAAAGAAGTGGAAGAACTTGGACAACTTGGAGGTTTTCATGAAAACAGTTGA